The following coding sequences are from one Mesorhizobium onobrychidis window:
- a CDS encoding GlxA family transcriptional regulator, with the protein MDNRPVHAVIWLPSTFYSAVAATLVEMFELVNTIRGAPAISFEFVARQADATTTPGISFHTRREPSQRMDLLILLAMPGMQIPELVAALEEESRHAAPLIASARRDGAIIAAHCGAGYFLADAGLLDRKRATISWWLKTDAQRHFPKVRWDASRVLIRDGRIYTCGGGFSGLELGKALLRDLGFAREERLVRKLLVLPPTRQIQTPYEFPLTDLLPSQEPFRDRLETLSRKQPGALDLAFLGAQLGLSPRTLARRFSDELHTTPGRWIQDRRLEAAKTLLESTKLGISEICYQVGYRDTASFSRLFNRVVGLPPGEYRRQSQ; encoded by the coding sequence TTGGACAATCGTCCCGTCCACGCCGTGATCTGGCTGCCGTCGACGTTCTATTCGGCTGTCGCCGCGACGCTTGTCGAAATGTTCGAGCTGGTAAACACCATTCGCGGCGCGCCGGCGATTTCCTTCGAATTCGTGGCACGGCAGGCCGACGCCACGACGACGCCTGGAATCTCCTTTCACACCAGGCGCGAACCCTCGCAGCGCATGGACCTGCTGATCTTGCTGGCCATGCCCGGCATGCAGATTCCGGAGCTTGTTGCCGCGCTCGAGGAGGAGAGCCGCCACGCCGCGCCGCTTATCGCAAGCGCGCGGCGCGACGGCGCCATCATCGCCGCGCATTGCGGGGCCGGTTACTTCCTGGCAGACGCCGGTCTTCTCGACCGAAAGCGCGCGACGATCTCCTGGTGGCTGAAGACCGATGCCCAGCGCCACTTTCCGAAGGTGCGTTGGGACGCTTCACGTGTGCTGATCCGGGACGGACGGATCTATACTTGCGGCGGCGGTTTTTCAGGCCTGGAGCTCGGCAAGGCGCTTCTGCGCGACCTTGGCTTCGCCAGGGAGGAGCGCCTGGTTCGCAAATTGCTGGTGCTGCCGCCGACGCGGCAGATTCAGACACCCTACGAGTTCCCGCTCACCGATCTGCTGCCCTCGCAAGAGCCGTTCCGCGACCGGCTCGAAACCTTGTCCAGAAAACAGCCCGGAGCGCTCGACCTTGCCTTCCTCGGCGCGCAACTCGGTCTGTCGCCGCGAACGCTTGCGCGCCGGTTTTCCGACGAATTGCACACCACTCCCGGCCGATGGATCCAGGACCGGCGCCTTGAGGCCGCAAAAACACTTCTTGAAAGCACCAAACTCGGTATTTCGGAAATATGTTACCAGGTCGGATACCGGGATACGGCCTCATTCAGCCGGCTTTTCAACCGCGTGGTTGGACTGCCGCCTGGTGAATACCGGCGCCAGAGCCAGTAA
- a CDS encoding aldo/keto reductase, with protein MQKRRLGQTDLSIAPLVLGGNVFGWTADEKTSFDLLDRFVGAGLNAIDTADSYSRWVPGNTGGESETIIGKWMKSRGKRDKVVVITKVGSDMGQGRKDLSAAHIEKAIDASLKRLQTDVVDLYLSHWPDPTTPYEETLGAYQKLLAKGKIRHVGASNLDAGQLRAALDVASLRGLPRYAVLQPEYNLYDRASFDGPLRDLCMAEDIGVISYFSLAKGFLSGKYRSDADLGKSARGGGVKGYLNGRGMRILAALDAVSGRHATKQAEVALAWVIARPGVTAPIASATTLDQVDSLVRAASLKLSRDDIAELDSASA; from the coding sequence TTGCAGAAACGTCGTCTCGGTCAAACCGACCTGTCCATCGCGCCGCTGGTTCTGGGCGGCAACGTCTTCGGCTGGACCGCCGACGAGAAAACCTCTTTCGACCTGCTCGACCGCTTCGTCGGCGCCGGCCTTAACGCCATCGACACCGCCGATTCCTATTCGCGGTGGGTTCCCGGCAACACGGGCGGCGAATCCGAAACCATCATCGGCAAATGGATGAAGAGCCGCGGCAAACGCGACAAGGTCGTGGTGATCACCAAGGTCGGGTCGGACATGGGGCAGGGCAGGAAAGACCTCTCCGCCGCCCATATCGAAAAGGCCATCGATGCGTCGCTGAAGCGGCTGCAGACCGATGTCGTCGATCTCTATCTGTCGCACTGGCCGGACCCGACCACCCCCTACGAGGAAACGCTCGGCGCCTACCAAAAACTGCTCGCCAAGGGCAAGATCCGCCATGTCGGCGCTTCCAATCTCGACGCCGGCCAGTTGCGCGCCGCGCTCGACGTGGCAAGCCTGCGGGGCCTGCCACGCTATGCGGTGCTGCAGCCGGAGTACAATCTCTATGACCGCGCCTCCTTCGATGGGCCGCTGCGCGATCTGTGCATGGCCGAGGATATCGGCGTCATCAGCTATTTCAGCCTCGCCAAAGGGTTTTTGAGCGGCAAATACCGCAGCGATGCCGATCTCGGCAAAAGCGCGCGTGGCGGCGGCGTGAAGGGCTACCTCAACGGGCGCGGCATGCGCATCCTGGCGGCACTCGACGCCGTATCGGGGCGTCACGCGACCAAGCAGGCGGAAGTGGCGCTCGCCTGGGTGATCGCGCGGCCCGGCGTCACGGCGCCGATCGCCAGCGCCACGACGCTGGACCAAGTCGACAGCCTCGTCCGCGCTGCATCATTGAAGCTCAGTCGGGACGATATCGCCGAGCTCGACAGCGCGAGTGCATAG
- a CDS encoding LysR family transcriptional regulator yields MDRLEAMSLFVAAVEAGSLSAAGRHFGIPLATVSRKVSDLERHLKTRLLNRSTRQLTLTDAGHAYLAACHRILDEVGEAERTAAGEYSAPTGELIITAPIVFGRLHVLPVVTGFLAAYPDVAIRLMLADRITQLTEEHIDLAVRIGELPDSSLVATRVGSIRRVVCASPAYLAEHGMPKTPKDLAAHSCITFEGLTAPAAWTFATGKTELAVPIRSRLRVNTAEAAIDAAIAGVGMTRVLSYQITAAVRSGTLCAVLEAFEPQPWSVSLVHAGQGLLPVKLRAFLDFAAPRLKKRLMQATWQA; encoded by the coding sequence ATGGATCGCCTCGAGGCCATGTCGCTTTTTGTCGCCGCAGTGGAGGCCGGCAGCCTTTCGGCCGCCGGACGCCATTTCGGCATCCCGCTTGCAACGGTCAGCCGCAAGGTCTCCGACCTGGAGCGGCATCTGAAGACGCGTCTCCTGAACCGCTCGACGCGGCAGCTGACGCTGACCGACGCGGGTCACGCCTACCTCGCTGCCTGCCATCGCATTCTCGACGAGGTCGGCGAGGCCGAGCGTACCGCCGCCGGCGAATACAGCGCGCCGACGGGCGAACTGATCATCACCGCACCGATCGTCTTTGGCCGCCTGCATGTGCTGCCGGTCGTCACTGGCTTCCTCGCCGCCTACCCCGACGTGGCTATCCGCCTGATGCTCGCGGACCGGATAACCCAGTTGACCGAGGAGCACATCGATCTCGCCGTCCGCATCGGCGAGCTTCCCGACTCGAGCCTGGTGGCCACCCGCGTCGGCTCGATCCGGCGCGTTGTTTGCGCGAGCCCGGCCTATCTGGCCGAGCACGGCATGCCAAAGACGCCGAAAGACCTCGCGGCACACAGCTGCATCACCTTCGAGGGGCTCACCGCTCCCGCCGCATGGACTTTTGCCACCGGCAAGACCGAACTCGCTGTTCCGATCCGCTCGCGGCTTCGGGTCAATACCGCGGAAGCGGCGATCGATGCCGCGATTGCCGGCGTCGGGATGACGAGGGTGCTCTCGTACCAGATCACAGCTGCGGTGCGGTCGGGCACGCTCTGCGCCGTGCTGGAGGCATTCGAGCCGCAGCCATGGTCGGTTAGTCTCGTGCATGCCGGCCAGGGTCTACTGCCGGTGAAACTGCGCGCGTTCCTCGATTTCGCCGCCCCACGCCTGAAGAAGCGGCTGATGCAAGCGACGTGGCAGGCCTGA
- a CDS encoding DMT family transporter, translating to MQNRIVFGMASLCLGVLVFSLQDPLIKAVSSTYPVTEVMAIRSIVALPILLVLVHADVGVSAIFSKRFRMLTMRAFILFTSYTVYYLAIAALPLADAVALYFMAPLFIMALAGPYLGERVAWQTLVTVMVGMLGVLVMLRPGAGLFDWAALLSLASAVLYGFSQLMARKIGDTESSTVMAFYQNGVYLLGAAAVAGLFWLAGIAHATHPSLEFLVRPWIWPTPIDLLTMAACGLVASAGMILLSQAYRLAPANSVATFEYTGIIWSPLWGFLFFAEVPRSTTVVGAALIIGAGLFALHASRRRSSGPAIAATCDPA from the coding sequence ATGCAGAACCGGATCGTTTTCGGCATGGCAAGCCTTTGCCTCGGCGTTCTGGTGTTCTCGCTCCAGGACCCGCTGATCAAGGCCGTATCGAGCACTTATCCGGTGACCGAGGTGATGGCGATCCGCTCGATCGTCGCCCTGCCCATTCTTCTCGTGCTTGTTCATGCCGATGTTGGGGTCAGCGCGATCTTTTCGAAGCGGTTTCGCATGCTGACGATGCGCGCCTTCATCCTGTTCACCTCCTACACGGTCTACTACCTGGCGATCGCCGCCCTGCCGCTTGCCGACGCGGTGGCGCTCTATTTCATGGCACCACTGTTCATCATGGCGCTTGCCGGCCCTTATCTCGGCGAACGGGTGGCGTGGCAGACGCTGGTCACCGTCATGGTCGGAATGCTGGGCGTGCTGGTGATGCTGCGGCCCGGTGCCGGGCTGTTCGACTGGGCGGCGCTGCTGTCGCTGGCCTCGGCGGTTCTGTACGGCTTTTCGCAGTTGATGGCCCGCAAGATCGGTGACACCGAATCATCCACGGTCATGGCGTTCTATCAAAACGGCGTCTATCTCCTGGGCGCTGCAGCGGTCGCCGGGCTGTTCTGGCTGGCAGGAATAGCTCACGCCACGCATCCGAGCCTCGAATTCCTGGTCAGGCCATGGATCTGGCCGACGCCGATCGATCTTCTGACGATGGCCGCCTGCGGCTTGGTCGCTTCGGCTGGGATGATCCTGTTGTCGCAGGCCTACCGGCTGGCGCCCGCCAACAGCGTCGCCACCTTCGAATACACCGGCATCATCTGGTCGCCGCTGTGGGGTTTCCTGTTCTTTGCCGAAGTGCCGCGATCGACCACCGTCGTCGGCGCCGCCCTCATCATCGGCGCCGGTCTGTTCGCGCTCCATGCCAGCCGGCGCCGGAGCAGCGGGCCGGCAATCGCGGCGACCTGCGATCCCGCCTGA
- a CDS encoding lysophospholipid acyltransferase family protein — translation MLLIRSLAFNLVFYVNLIVQMILWTPYYFLSPRHRAWFVPKFWSRTSMWLYDKIAGTKSEITGQENLPEGSFILAPKHQSFWDAIAFFPFLQDPIYILKRELTWIPFFGWYILKMRMIPVDRGSRSKALKAVVAATRQELARNPRQLIIYPEGTRRAPGDEPAYKYGIVELYTQLGIPVVPVAHVAGLYWPRRKFLRYPGTIKARFLPPIPAGLGKEEFMERLIGETEAACDQLLVEASQAPNPPPLPPMAEKRLRELAPIPQPEPPPDR, via the coding sequence ATGCTCCTTATTCGCTCGTTGGCGTTCAACCTCGTCTTCTACGTCAATCTGATCGTCCAGATGATCCTCTGGACCCCGTACTATTTTCTGTCGCCGCGCCACCGCGCCTGGTTTGTGCCGAAATTCTGGTCGCGCACCAGCATGTGGCTCTATGACAAGATCGCCGGCACCAAAAGCGAGATCACCGGCCAGGAAAACCTGCCCGAGGGTTCATTCATCCTGGCGCCGAAGCACCAATCCTTCTGGGACGCGATCGCCTTCTTCCCCTTCCTGCAAGATCCGATCTACATCCTGAAGCGGGAACTGACCTGGATCCCGTTCTTCGGCTGGTACATCTTGAAAATGCGGATGATCCCGGTCGACCGCGGCAGCCGCTCGAAGGCGCTGAAAGCGGTGGTCGCCGCGACCAGGCAGGAGCTGGCGCGCAATCCCCGCCAGCTGATCATCTACCCCGAGGGCACACGGCGGGCACCGGGCGACGAGCCGGCCTACAAATACGGCATCGTCGAGCTCTATACCCAGCTTGGCATTCCGGTGGTGCCGGTCGCTCACGTCGCCGGCCTCTACTGGCCGCGCCGGAAATTCCTGCGCTATCCCGGCACCATCAAGGCCCGCTTCCTGCCGCCGATCCCGGCGGGATTGGGCAAGGAGGAATTCATGGAACGCCTGATCGGTGAGACGGAGGCCGCCTGCGACCAGCTGCTCGTCGAGGCGTCCCAGGCGCCGAATCCGCCGCCCCTGCCACCGATGGCGGAGAAGCGGCTGAGGGAACTGGCTCCGATACCCCAGCCTGAACCGCCGCCTGACCGGTAA
- the hpt gene encoding hypoxanthine phosphoribosyltransferase: MPVVRGKDIEVLFSASAIARRNLELAKEIAERDYQDLLVISVLKGSFIFAADLIRAMHDVGLSPEVEFIFISSYGAGTTSGEVRVLRDIDNEVAGRDVLLIDDILESGKTLSFTRDLMLSRGAKSCAIAVLLDKRMRRRTALNADYVGFDCPDYFVVGYGMDVAHAFRELPFVGVVKGDA; encoded by the coding sequence ATGCCAGTCGTGCGCGGCAAGGATATCGAGGTTCTGTTTTCGGCGTCGGCGATTGCCCGCCGCAATCTGGAGCTCGCCAAGGAGATCGCCGAGCGCGACTATCAGGACCTTCTGGTGATTTCGGTGCTGAAAGGATCGTTCATTTTCGCCGCCGATCTCATTCGCGCCATGCACGATGTCGGCCTGTCGCCCGAGGTCGAGTTCATCTTCATCTCCAGCTACGGCGCCGGCACCACCAGCGGCGAGGTGAGGGTGCTGCGCGACATCGACAATGAGGTCGCCGGCCGCGACGTGCTGTTGATCGACGACATTCTCGAATCCGGCAAGACGCTGTCCTTCACCCGCGACCTGATGCTGTCGCGCGGCGCCAAAAGCTGCGCCATCGCCGTGCTGCTTGACAAGCGCATGCGCCGCCGGACCGCGCTCAACGCCGACTATGTCGGCTTCGACTGCCCCGACTATTTCGTCGTCGGCTACGGCATGGATGTCGCCCACGCCTTTCGCGAACTGCCGTTTGTCGGCGTCGTCAAGGGCGACGCCTGA
- a CDS encoding YdcF family protein: protein MDARDSTGMAGQLPLVITRSRERAKPSRLAGALRISAFFLLVLATLFAGGFGWFANTVSRLATPTNPAKADAIIVLTGGHSRLDAAMGLLASGKGERLLISGVHPSASRRQLQVATRGDKKLFSCCVDIDRAALDTIGNAEESAKWVEDHAYGTVILVTNNYHMPRSLLEMGRLLHKAKLEPYPVVNSNLGNGGWLTKPRALRVLFTEYNKYLLALARGIVPVKPTPTGIALAEAAAPN from the coding sequence ATGGACGCGCGCGACTCGACCGGAATGGCTGGACAGTTGCCCTTGGTGATTACGCGTTCCCGCGAGCGCGCCAAGCCCAGCCGATTGGCGGGCGCGTTGCGTATCTCCGCTTTCTTTCTGCTCGTGCTGGCAACGCTGTTTGCCGGCGGCTTCGGCTGGTTCGCCAACACCGTCAGCCGTCTCGCGACGCCTACCAATCCGGCAAAAGCCGATGCCATCATCGTGCTGACCGGCGGCCATTCGCGTCTCGACGCCGCTATGGGTCTGCTGGCATCCGGCAAGGGCGAGCGGCTGCTGATCAGCGGCGTGCATCCTTCCGCCAGCCGCCGCCAGCTTCAGGTCGCGACGCGCGGCGACAAGAAATTGTTTTCCTGTTGCGTCGATATCGACCGCGCCGCGCTCGACACGATCGGCAATGCCGAGGAAAGTGCCAAGTGGGTGGAAGACCACGCCTATGGCACCGTGATCCTCGTCACCAACAACTATCACATGCCGCGCAGCCTGCTGGAAATGGGCCGGCTGCTGCACAAGGCCAAGCTCGAGCCCTATCCGGTGGTCAACAGCAATCTCGGCAATGGCGGCTGGCTGACCAAGCCCAGGGCGCTGCGCGTGCTGTTCACCGAGTACAACAAATATCTGCTGGCGCTGGCGCGCGGCATCGTGCCGGTGAAGCCAACGCCAACCGGTATCGCGCTGGCCGAGGCTGCTGCGCCGAACTGA
- a CDS encoding cell division protein FtsX: MTDHSVQHVEDQHAGKAATTQRVQRKMAPIVPAQNIAGRALVLVIAIMTFLSCLAFGAVTLVRDTASVWENQISREATIRIKPVDGLDMEAALAQASQIAGEFPGVTSARIVDRDATARLLEPWLGSGLNIDDLPVPRLIIVTIDENNPPDFAAMRAAITPKLPSAALDDHRTWVDRLVAMARTTVTIGIAVLALMLSATVLTVVFATRGAMAGNGHIIEVLHFVGAEARFIAREFRHHFLVTGMKGAAAGGAAAVLVFIVFSWWSSRNMATPEADQATALFGNFAIGSAGYLGVVLMVLVIGALTAATSHVTVVTYLSDIDVRQPDAG, translated from the coding sequence ATGACTGACCATTCCGTTCAGCATGTCGAAGACCAGCACGCCGGGAAGGCTGCGACGACGCAGCGCGTTCAGCGCAAGATGGCGCCGATCGTGCCGGCGCAGAACATCGCCGGCCGGGCTCTGGTCCTGGTCATCGCCATCATGACGTTCCTCTCCTGCCTGGCCTTCGGCGCGGTGACGCTGGTGCGCGACACCGCCTCTGTCTGGGAGAACCAGATCTCACGCGAGGCGACGATCCGGATCAAGCCGGTAGACGGCCTCGACATGGAGGCAGCACTTGCCCAGGCCTCGCAGATCGCCGGCGAATTTCCTGGCGTGACGAGCGCCAGGATCGTCGACCGCGATGCCACGGCGCGGCTACTGGAGCCGTGGCTCGGCTCGGGTCTCAACATCGACGACCTGCCGGTGCCGCGTCTGATCATCGTCACCATAGACGAGAACAACCCGCCCGACTTCGCCGCAATGCGCGCCGCGATTACGCCGAAGCTGCCCAGTGCAGCGCTTGACGACCATCGCACCTGGGTCGACCGGCTGGTGGCTATGGCCCGCACCACGGTGACCATCGGCATCGCCGTGCTGGCGCTGATGCTGTCGGCAACCGTGCTGACCGTGGTGTTCGCGACGCGCGGCGCCATGGCCGGCAACGGCCACATCATCGAGGTGCTGCATTTCGTCGGCGCCGAAGCGCGCTTTATCGCGCGCGAATTCCGCCACCATTTTCTAGTCACCGGTATGAAGGGCGCAGCCGCCGGGGGTGCGGCGGCGGTGCTCGTCTTCATCGTCTTCTCATGGTGGTCGTCGCGCAACATGGCAACGCCTGAGGCAGATCAGGCGACCGCCTTGTTCGGCAATTTCGCCATCGGTTCGGCGGGCTATCTCGGCGTCGTCCTCATGGTGCTGGTCATCGGTGCGCTGACGGCGGCAACCTCCCATGTCACCGTCGTCACCTATCTCAGCGACATCGATGTCCGCCAACCGGACGCGGGGTGA
- a CDS encoding pyridoxamine 5'-phosphate oxidase family protein — protein sequence MHAHAFTSDVAFTPTVKAIQARKGSRDAYARVEERGSWQADITPDLAAFIEAQTSIFLSTANGEGQPYIQHRGGPAGFLKVLDERTIGFADFSGNRQFITQGNLDDNPRAFLFLIDYAHRQRIKIWGSARVVEDDAELMAKLMPEGYKARPEQIILFTVSAWDSNCPQHIPQRFEAADVAAALAERDKRIERLEQEIARLRGASSATVKE from the coding sequence ATGCATGCTCACGCCTTCACCAGCGATGTCGCCTTTACGCCAACCGTCAAGGCGATCCAGGCCCGCAAAGGCTCACGTGATGCCTATGCCCGCGTCGAGGAGCGCGGCAGCTGGCAAGCTGATATCACGCCCGATCTCGCCGCCTTCATCGAGGCGCAGACCAGTATCTTCCTGTCGACGGCCAATGGTGAGGGCCAGCCCTACATCCAGCATCGCGGCGGGCCGGCCGGCTTTCTCAAGGTGCTCGACGAGCGGACGATCGGCTTCGCCGATTTCTCCGGCAACAGGCAATTCATCACCCAGGGCAATCTGGACGACAACCCCCGCGCTTTCCTGTTCCTGATCGACTATGCGCACCGGCAGCGCATCAAGATCTGGGGCAGTGCGCGTGTCGTAGAAGACGACGCCGAACTGATGGCGAAGCTGATGCCGGAAGGCTATAAGGCGCGCCCAGAGCAAATCATCCTGTTCACCGTTTCGGCCTGGGATTCCAATTGCCCGCAGCATATTCCGCAGCGTTTCGAAGCGGCCGATGTGGCGGCGGCGCTGGCCGAGCGGGACAAGCGTATCGAACGTCTCGAACAGGAGATCGCGCGCCTGCGCGGAGCCTCAAGCGCTACGGTCAAGGAATGA
- a CDS encoding LysE family translocator yields MAELVFSHPKLWQQLLALVLASAVVMGSPGPATISVTAVGAAFGLRDSLRYASGIILGTVAVLLVVATGITAMLASVPKLAPLLAVASAAYILYLAFKIATAPPLAARTGGAALPTFLGGFLLAVANPKAYVAIAAVFGGTSSAGELDAGLKLAILASMIVAIHVLWLLAGAAFARFLRRPLASRIINLTFAATLVLTTALAVIP; encoded by the coding sequence ATGGCCGAACTGGTCTTTTCCCATCCGAAACTATGGCAGCAATTGCTCGCGCTTGTGCTGGCATCGGCGGTCGTGATGGGCAGTCCGGGGCCGGCGACGATAAGCGTCACCGCCGTTGGCGCCGCCTTCGGCCTGCGCGATTCGCTCCGCTACGCCTCGGGCATCATTCTTGGTACAGTCGCCGTGCTTTTGGTCGTGGCGACGGGCATTACGGCCATGCTCGCCTCTGTGCCGAAGCTCGCACCGCTCTTGGCGGTGGCATCCGCAGCCTACATCCTCTACCTCGCCTTCAAGATAGCAACGGCTCCGCCTCTGGCAGCGCGCACCGGCGGGGCGGCACTTCCCACGTTCCTGGGTGGGTTTCTTCTGGCTGTCGCCAACCCGAAAGCCTATGTGGCGATTGCCGCCGTGTTCGGCGGCACGTCGTCCGCCGGTGAGCTCGATGCAGGGCTCAAGCTGGCGATCCTCGCCTCGATGATCGTCGCCATCCATGTCCTTTGGCTTCTCGCCGGGGCCGCGTTTGCGCGCTTCCTGCGCAGACCGCTGGCCTCGCGGATCATCAATCTGACGTTCGCGGCGACACTGGTTTTGACTACGGCGCTGGCTGTGATTCCCTAG
- the ftsE gene encoding cell division ATP-binding protein FtsE: MIRFENVGLRYGMGPEILRDISLHIPERSFQFLSGPSGAGKTTLLRLLFMSLKPTRGLITIFGKDRSRISRTELPHLRRRIGVVFQDFRLLDHMTTYENVALPLRVRGREEASYRTDVTELLKWVGLGERMHVLPPVLSGGEKQRAAIARALIEQPEILLADEPTGNVDPPLARRLLRLFIELNRLGTAVVIATHDLGLMEQVDARRLILAGGRLDIYD, encoded by the coding sequence GTGATCCGCTTCGAAAATGTCGGCCTCCGCTATGGCATGGGTCCGGAAATCCTCCGCGACATTTCCTTGCACATACCGGAGCGCTCCTTCCAGTTCCTGAGCGGCCCTTCGGGCGCCGGCAAGACGACGCTGCTGCGGCTTTTGTTCATGTCGCTCAAGCCGACGCGCGGACTGATCACCATCTTCGGCAAGGACCGCTCGCGCATCTCGCGCACCGAGCTGCCGCATCTGCGGCGGCGCATCGGCGTCGTGTTCCAGGACTTTCGCCTGCTCGACCACATGACGACCTACGAGAACGTGGCCTTACCGCTGCGCGTGCGCGGTCGCGAGGAGGCGAGCTACCGCACCGACGTGACCGAGCTCTTGAAATGGGTCGGCCTTGGCGAGCGTATGCATGTGCTGCCGCCGGTGCTGTCGGGTGGCGAGAAACAGCGTGCCGCAATTGCCAGGGCGCTAATCGAGCAGCCCGAGATCCTGCTTGCCGACGAGCCGACCGGCAATGTCGATCCGCCGCTGGCGCGGCGCCTGTTGCGGCTGTTCATCGAACTCAACCGACTGGGCACCGCGGTGGTGATCGCAACCCACGACCTCGGCCTGATGGAACAGGTCGACGCACGGCGCCTGATCCTGGCCGGCGGAAGGCTGGATATCTATGACTGA
- a CDS encoding carboxymuconolactone decarboxylase family protein gives MPRIPTPASIEAAPAASQPMLHAVEKQLGVVPNLFRLVSNSPAALEGYLSLSGALAKGRLPAPTRERIALAIAEINGCSYCLSAHTYLGKNLAKLDDAEMVANRAGGSNDPKAAAAVRFATKIARDRGHIGDEDLSAVRLAGYDDAQVIEIVQHVALNVWTNYVNEVARTEIDFPVVSARRAA, from the coding sequence ATGCCCCGTATCCCTACACCCGCGTCCATAGAGGCCGCGCCTGCTGCGTCGCAGCCGATGTTACATGCCGTCGAGAAGCAACTCGGCGTCGTGCCAAACCTCTTCAGGCTTGTTTCCAATAGCCCGGCTGCGCTTGAAGGCTATCTCAGTCTGTCCGGAGCGCTTGCCAAAGGCCGCCTGCCCGCGCCGACGCGCGAGCGCATCGCTCTGGCGATCGCCGAGATCAATGGCTGCAGCTACTGTCTTTCCGCCCACACCTATCTCGGCAAGAACCTCGCCAAGCTGGACGATGCCGAAATGGTCGCCAACCGCGCGGGCGGCTCCAACGATCCCAAGGCCGCCGCAGCCGTGCGTTTCGCCACCAAGATTGCGCGCGACCGCGGCCATATCGGTGACGAGGATCTCAGCGCCGTCAGGCTCGCAGGCTACGACGATGCGCAGGTCATCGAGATCGTCCAGCATGTCGCTCTCAATGTCTGGACCAACTATGTCAATGAGGTTGCCAGGACGGAGATCGACTTTCCGGTCGTTTCTGCCCGCAGGGCAGCCTGA
- a CDS encoding nuclear transport factor 2 family protein encodes MSESRPPLPPFTAETAVKKARMAEDAWNSRDPARVALAYTIDSRWRNRAEFLQGRDAIQTFLTRKWGRERDYRLIKEVWAFRDNRIAVRFAYEWHDDSGSWFRSYGNENWEFDEHGLMRLRIASINDLPILEADRKYHWPLGRRPDDHPSLSELGL; translated from the coding sequence ATGTCTGAAAGCCGCCCGCCGCTCCCGCCATTCACCGCCGAAACCGCCGTAAAGAAGGCACGCATGGCGGAGGATGCCTGGAATTCCCGTGATCCGGCACGGGTCGCGCTTGCCTACACAATCGACAGCCGCTGGCGCAACCGGGCCGAGTTCCTGCAAGGGCGCGACGCCATCCAGACCTTCCTCACACGCAAATGGGGTCGCGAACGCGACTACCGGCTCATCAAGGAGGTCTGGGCCTTCCGCGACAACCGTATCGCCGTGCGTTTCGCTTATGAATGGCACGACGACAGCGGCTCGTGGTTTCGCAGCTACGGCAACGAGAACTGGGAGTTCGATGAGCATGGATTGATGCGCTTGCGCATCGCCAGCATCAACGACCTGCCGATCCTCGAGGCCGACCGCAAATATCATTGGCCGCTTGGCCGCCGGCCGGACGATCATCCCTCTCTATCGGAACTCGGCCTTTGA
- a CDS encoding response regulator, which yields MAKLLIVEDDESVRTLAARALERAGHMIDIAADGAQGLALIRAARGSYDLVVSDIRMPEMDGIQMAKAAASLFPAMKILLMTGYADQRERAEELNSVIVDVVQKPFTLAEIRARVEQALACFA from the coding sequence ATGGCAAAGCTCCTGATCGTCGAGGACGATGAGTCCGTCCGCACCCTCGCCGCCCGCGCGCTCGAACGCGCCGGGCATATGATCGACATCGCCGCCGACGGCGCGCAAGGGCTTGCCCTGATCCGCGCAGCACGTGGCAGCTACGACCTTGTCGTGTCCGATATCCGCATGCCGGAAATGGACGGCATCCAGATGGCCAAGGCGGCGGCGTCGCTATTCCCGGCGATGAAGATCTTGCTGATGACCGGCTATGCCGACCAGCGCGAGCGCGCCGAGGAACTGAACAGCGTCATTGTGGACGTCGTGCAGAAGCCGTTCACGCTGGCCGAAATCCGCGCGCGTGTCGAACAGGCGCTCGCCTGTTTTGCCTAG